The Maylandia zebra isolate NMK-2024a linkage group LG7, Mzebra_GT3a, whole genome shotgun sequence genome contains a region encoding:
- the LOC101485595 gene encoding proteinase-activated receptor 1-like, translated as MATVLVPRKHFLWVLLCACAFPAGNNGTSNNTRGPDGASGAGLTYQTYETIVNKSNETFLKDGLSEEALKFLTGPVSTILLPSFYTLVCSISVPINICALLAFARGIRPKKPAAIYMLNLALADLLFALMLPFKISYHFEGNDWKFGPSMCRVVTAAFYWNMYCSVLLIACISVDRLLAVVYPINALSWRSSRTTVIACITMWVLSFAGSVPLVSSDQTFHISELNITTCHDVHSTDKITWLKTYFLTICCIFFFLPLLITVVSYAQIIWSLSRVQHDVPGTSQRRRRAMVMTLTVLVIFLLCFMPTNCLLLAHYLQLKEEPKKSQEAPDGSYTLYLVFLCLGSLNCLLDPLLYYFGSSQCQKQLSNMLKCNKVSKSRDITHSTTDSWRLSARTMLKPRNLQNTKHSELNTSVDSFHLQQPKQETTSLTNSHTVLTF; from the exons ATGGCCACGGTTTTAGTGCCTCGGAAACATTTTCTGTGGGTTCTGTTGTGTGCATGTGCCTTTCCTGCAGGCAACAATG GCACTTCAAACAATACTAGAGGACCGGACGGAGCATCTGGAGCAGGTTTAACATATCAGACATATGAGACCATAGTTAATAAATccaatgaaacatttttaaaagatggACTTTCAGAAGAGGCACTGAAGTTTCTAACTGGCCCTGTGTCCACCATCCTTTTACCTTCCTTCTACACGCTGGTCTGCTCCATCAGTGTGCCAATTAACATCTGTGCTCTGCTGGCTTTTGCTCGGGGGATCCGTCCTAAGAAGCCAGCTGCAATCTATATGCTGAACCTGGCCTTAGCCGATCTTCTCTTTGCACTGATGCTCCCCTTCAAGATCTCCTACCACTTTGAAGGCAATGACTGGAAATTTGGCCCGTCCATGTGCCGCGTGGTCACTGCTGCCTTTTACTGGAACATGTATTGTTCTGTTCTTCTCATAGCTTGCATCAGTGTGGACCGTCTGCTTGCTGTAGTTTATCCAATCAATGCTCTGTCTTGGAGGAGCTCACGGACCACAGTCATAGCCTGCATAACCATGTGGGTGTTATCTTTCGCTGGCTCTGTGCCTCTTGTTTCTTCTGACCAGACTTTTCACATCAGTGAGTTGAACATCACCACCTGCCATGATGTCCACTCCACAGATAAGATCACCTGGTTAAAGACATACTTCCTCACCATctgctgcatttttttcttcctgcctcTGCTCATCACAGTGGTGTCCTACGCTCAGATAATCTGGTCATTGAGCAGAGTCCAACATGATGTTCCAGGAACATcacagaggagaagaagagcaaTGGTGATGACATTGACTGTGCTGGTGATATTTCTACTGTGTTTCATGCCTACAAATTGTCTGCTGCTTGCACACTACCTGCAATTAAAAGAAGAACCCAAGAAGAGCCAGGAGGCACCCGATGGCTCTTACACACTCTAtctggtgtttctgtgtttgggaAGTCTGAACTGCCTCCTGGATCCCCTGCTTTACTACTTTGGATCCTCGCAGTGCCAGAAACAACTATCCAATATGCTGAAGTGTAACAAGGTGTCAAAGAGCAGAGATATCACTCATTCAACAACTGATTCCTGGAGATTAAGCGCAAGAACAATGCTGAAACCCAGAAACCTGCAAAATACCAAACACTCTGAattaaacacatcagtggaCTCTTTCCATCTTCAACAACCGAAACAAGAAACTACTAGTCTGACTAACTCTCACACTGTGCTGACATTTTAA